In Photobacterium sp. TLY01, the following proteins share a genomic window:
- a CDS encoding immunity 49 family protein translates to MKQPTIESINDWIEDSYESLARKDRLAQEGFREKHNLPLEGLYRTKGEYYQDIAICQALLGDKDKAREALYLSVEYGIVPYRMAYDEHCDLRHQTAKPGQNHYMSLPETTAQLYAMAALDDEGFNKDNLRFVRLMESIENDTESLEMVQTVRALCFMMDEDKDAAAEAVLKIALDHSQVHPVKGGWRARTYVINLGLWGIVRKEQNTFDEALGLLLKNYEKESKGEMRDMPGAYVCLIAVGLIKLARRYGLTYEDKHPLIPSALL, encoded by the coding sequence ATGAAACAACCAACAATCGAATCGATTAATGACTGGATAGAAGATAGCTATGAGTCATTAGCACGCAAAGACCGTCTTGCACAGGAAGGGTTCCGGGAAAAACATAATCTTCCTTTGGAGGGTTTGTACAGAACAAAGGGAGAATATTATCAAGATATCGCTATATGTCAGGCACTGCTCGGCGACAAAGACAAAGCCCGTGAAGCACTCTATCTGTCCGTAGAATACGGCATCGTTCCATACCGTATGGCATATGACGAACATTGCGACTTGCGACATCAAACAGCGAAGCCAGGGCAAAATCATTATATGAGTCTGCCAGAAACAACGGCTCAACTTTATGCGATGGCAGCTTTGGATGATGAAGGATTCAATAAAGACAATTTACGCTTCGTACGTCTGATGGAATCAATTGAAAATGATACCGAATCTTTAGAAATGGTTCAGACAGTCCGGGCGCTATGCTTCATGATGGATGAAGACAAAGATGCTGCTGCTGAAGCAGTCTTGAAAATTGCTCTTGACCACAGTCAAGTCCACCCAGTGAAAGGTGGCTGGCGGGCAAGAACTTATGTCATTAATCTGGGACTTTGGGGTATCGTCCGGAAAGAACAAAATACCTTTGATGAAGCTTTGGGTCTGCTGTTGAAAAATTATGAAAAGGAATCAAAAGGTGAAATGCGTGATATGCCTGGGGCTTATGTATGCCTGATTGCTGTAGGCCTAATTAAATTGGCCCGTCGCTATGGCTTGACGTATGAAGACAAACATCCTCTGATTCCATCAGCTTTGCTTTGA
- a CDS encoding SMP-30/gluconolactonase/LRE family protein, whose translation MNNPFIQTLCHIPCEIGESPIWLASAQTLFWVDTEDHRIHQYSLATKTHRATEVPVAVTAIAPARSGWLAATKTGLYRCQADFTGFEFIADPTEGLPGIRLNDAVNCPNGDLWFGSMNEAHLEQADGCLYRYEAGTHRISQIDSDYAVANGIAFNATLKRAYVANMFRGQVIELQMSDDWTAVLNKRVLIQLPEQEGLPDGLTTDAHGNLYVCHWNKGAVSVYNPQGHCIHLEELPVKHATRCTFGGDRLDMLFVTTGWYGMSEQDRSEQPLSGCTFVLPAPFSGKADSFFSGSL comes from the coding sequence ATGAACAATCCCTTCATTCAAACCCTCTGTCACATCCCTTGCGAAATTGGCGAGTCGCCAATCTGGCTGGCTTCAGCGCAGACCCTGTTCTGGGTCGATACCGAAGATCACCGCATCCACCAGTATTCTCTGGCAACAAAAACCCATCGCGCCACCGAAGTGCCGGTTGCAGTCACGGCCATTGCCCCAGCGCGCTCGGGCTGGCTCGCCGCCACCAAAACCGGTTTATACCGCTGCCAGGCAGATTTCACTGGCTTTGAGTTTATCGCCGACCCGACCGAAGGGCTGCCCGGCATCCGGCTGAACGATGCAGTCAACTGCCCGAACGGCGATCTCTGGTTTGGCTCGATGAATGAAGCCCATTTGGAGCAAGCCGATGGCTGTCTGTACCGGTATGAGGCAGGCACCCATCGCATCAGCCAGATCGATAGCGACTATGCCGTGGCCAATGGCATCGCGTTTAACGCCACATTGAAACGCGCCTACGTGGCCAACATGTTCCGCGGGCAGGTAATTGAGCTGCAGATGAGTGATGACTGGACTGCTGTGCTGAATAAACGTGTCTTGATTCAGTTGCCGGAACAAGAAGGCCTGCCCGACGGACTGACCACAGATGCACACGGGAACCTTTATGTGTGCCACTGGAACAAAGGCGCGGTCAGTGTCTACAACCCGCAAGGCCATTGCATTCACCTGGAAGAATTGCCGGTTAAACACGCGACCCGGTGCACCTTTGGCGGAGACAGGCTCGACATGCTGTTTGTCACCACGGGCTGGTATGGCATGTCGGAGCAAGACAGAAGTGAGCAACCACTTTCTGGCTGCACCTTTGTGCTGCCCGCTCCGTTCAGCGGCAAAGCAGACAGCTTTTTCTCTGGCTCGCTGTAA
- a CDS encoding TonB-dependent siderophore receptor — translation MTQLFKPSPSALGLAIKQICHKSILPISLFAVALPAFADETTNGVQDVEPETMVVTASALKVETPLEETPRSAAVVDRDELEIRQVQKVDEALRYRAGVTSQPYGADNDTDWIKVRGFDAATYLDGNRLFKDGYYGWMLEPFGIERVEVLKGPASILYGEAPPGGVINAVSKRPTDTPQGEIDLQVGNRSHKQIGIDISDYANENGDARYRIVAMANERDGVLDGTYNQRYYLAPSLALDLSDRTTLTLLASIIDDEGVPTNGFFPAYGSLIDTPQGKLDPSTNLGEPGYDINEKTQFSLGYALEHEFNDTWTLKQNANYGHIDMLLRSSYVFSAPAVDSNGNIIDPNVYNRGLVYRDGSVDSFSLDTQTVGRFYTDRTEQTLLLGLDLQTHKNEGKEKDDYAFGGPIDIFNHTPGNFTPVDPSTLTSRTIGKEQAGLYAQHQIKLDGQWVMLLGGRYDYVKTENNNKTSGTKEKRDDSQLSLNGGLMYLASNGFAPYVSYSESFEVLTTVDPATGKLYKPLEGQQTEVGVKYTPEFIDGYLNLALFDITQKNALVTNPATYVKTQTGEATSQGVEVEGIGYLTDNLKLTASYTYTDARTDETYGKGKEQRAALIPRHAASAWLDYDFTTELLQGLTLGGGVRYNGETVDNPASSNRTVPSYTLVDAVARYNINNQWQAQLNVNNLFDETYVSSCDYYCYYGEERSVIATLNYRW, via the coding sequence ATGACACAATTATTCAAGCCGAGTCCAAGTGCGCTTGGGCTGGCAATCAAACAGATCTGCCACAAAAGTATTCTGCCGATTTCCTTATTTGCTGTTGCCCTACCGGCATTCGCCGATGAAACAACAAACGGCGTACAGGATGTTGAGCCTGAGACCATGGTGGTGACTGCTTCAGCACTGAAAGTGGAAACACCTTTAGAAGAAACACCGCGTTCAGCAGCTGTTGTTGACCGCGATGAACTGGAAATTCGTCAGGTTCAGAAAGTTGACGAAGCCCTGCGTTACCGAGCTGGTGTGACATCACAACCCTATGGCGCAGACAACGACACAGACTGGATTAAAGTGCGTGGCTTTGATGCTGCCACTTATCTCGATGGTAACCGTTTGTTTAAAGATGGTTATTACGGCTGGATGCTCGAACCTTTCGGCATAGAGCGTGTCGAGGTACTCAAAGGCCCGGCTTCGATTCTGTACGGTGAAGCACCTCCGGGCGGTGTTATCAATGCGGTCAGCAAGCGTCCGACCGACACGCCACAAGGCGAAATCGATCTGCAGGTTGGCAATCGCTCGCACAAACAAATCGGGATTGATATTTCTGACTATGCCAACGAAAACGGTGATGCGCGTTACCGGATTGTCGCTATGGCCAACGAGCGCGATGGGGTGCTGGATGGTACATACAACCAACGTTATTACCTGGCTCCCAGCTTAGCGCTGGATCTGTCTGACCGAACCACGCTGACCTTATTAGCCAGTATCATTGACGATGAAGGCGTGCCAACCAACGGCTTCTTCCCTGCTTATGGTAGCCTGATCGATACCCCGCAAGGCAAACTGGATCCAAGCACGAATTTGGGTGAGCCCGGTTACGACATCAATGAAAAAACGCAATTCTCGCTTGGATATGCCCTTGAACACGAGTTCAACGATACCTGGACACTGAAACAAAATGCCAATTACGGGCATATTGATATGCTGCTTCGCAGTTCTTATGTCTTCTCAGCACCTGCAGTTGACTCGAATGGAAATATCATAGACCCGAACGTTTATAACCGAGGCTTGGTCTACCGTGATGGCTCTGTTGACAGCTTCAGTCTGGATACACAAACTGTCGGCCGCTTCTACACCGACCGTACCGAACAAACACTGTTGCTGGGTCTTGATCTCCAAACCCATAAAAACGAAGGTAAAGAAAAAGACGATTACGCCTTTGGTGGTCCGATTGATATTTTCAATCACACACCGGGTAACTTCACGCCAGTGGATCCAAGTACGCTGACTTCACGCACCATTGGTAAAGAGCAGGCGGGTCTGTACGCACAACACCAAATCAAGCTTGATGGACAGTGGGTCATGCTGCTTGGCGGACGCTACGATTATGTGAAAACCGAGAACAACAATAAAACGTCCGGTACAAAAGAGAAGCGGGATGATAGCCAGCTCTCTCTGAACGGCGGTCTGATGTATCTGGCCAGCAATGGTTTCGCGCCTTACGTCAGTTACTCAGAATCATTTGAAGTCCTGACCACAGTGGATCCTGCGACTGGCAAACTTTACAAACCGCTTGAAGGTCAGCAAACCGAAGTGGGTGTAAAATACACACCAGAATTTATTGATGGTTATCTGAACCTTGCCTTGTTCGACATTACACAGAAAAACGCGCTGGTGACGAATCCGGCTACCTATGTAAAAACCCAAACCGGTGAGGCGACCTCGCAGGGTGTGGAAGTCGAAGGTATTGGTTACCTGACAGATAACCTGAAACTGACTGCCAGCTACACCTATACCGATGCACGGACCGACGAAACCTATGGTAAAGGCAAAGAACAGCGAGCCGCTCTGATACCGCGTCACGCCGCATCAGCCTGGCTGGACTATGACTTCACCACAGAGCTGTTACAAGGCCTGACGCTGGGCGGTGGTGTTCGTTATAACGGTGAAACCGTCGACAACCCGGCCAGCAGCAATCGAACCGTGCCGTCCTATACCCTGGTAGATGCCGTTGCGCGCTATAACATCAACAACCAATGGCAGGCTCAGCTGAACGTCAACAACCTGTTTGACGAAACCTATGTGTCCAGCTGTGACTACTACTGTTACTACGGTGAAGAGCGCAGTGTGATTGCCACCCTGAATTACCGCTGGTAA
- a CDS encoding IclR family transcriptional regulator → MENKANAVSRIVEIITQSARQEQPVPLPELIFHSEIPKPTYHRLVQQLDDETFLTADERGNVYPGAELKRIALNLNSNNERKAQLQAILHGLSRRVKETCGIAIPDGHDMVYHERIQTNWPLQIVLPIGMKTPIWATASGKLFLSSLPKTQRERIIGQLEMTKLAKNTHTDHDALEQELKVIRGRQVSVDNEEFIDGLVAVAIPVKSADGKFLASLFCHCPKTRKSLDQLLTYLPDLERTRDQLQGYIRELT, encoded by the coding sequence ATGGAAAACAAAGCCAACGCCGTCAGTCGCATTGTGGAAATCATTACCCAAAGCGCCAGACAGGAACAGCCGGTTCCGCTGCCGGAGCTGATTTTCCATTCTGAGATCCCAAAACCCACCTATCACCGTCTGGTTCAGCAACTCGATGACGAAACGTTTCTGACGGCCGATGAACGCGGCAACGTGTACCCCGGTGCCGAACTCAAGCGTATTGCCCTCAACCTGAACAGTAACAATGAGCGGAAAGCACAACTTCAGGCAATATTGCACGGCTTGTCGCGGCGCGTGAAAGAAACCTGTGGGATTGCGATTCCGGACGGCCATGACATGGTGTACCACGAACGGATTCAGACCAACTGGCCGCTGCAGATTGTCCTCCCCATCGGGATGAAAACCCCGATCTGGGCAACCGCCAGCGGTAAGTTGTTTCTGAGCTCGCTGCCCAAGACGCAGCGAGAACGCATTATCGGCCAGCTGGAGATGACCAAGCTGGCCAAGAATACCCATACCGACCACGATGCCCTGGAGCAGGAATTAAAAGTCATCCGCGGACGTCAGGTGAGTGTGGATAACGAAGAATTTATCGACGGACTGGTGGCGGTGGCGATTCCGGTCAAATCTGCCGACGGCAAATTTCTGGCATCCCTGTTTTGCCACTGCCCGAAAACACGCAAATCTCTGGACCAGTTACTGACGTATTTGCCGGATCTCGAACGGACCCGGGATCAGTTGCAGGGCTATATTCGCGAACTGACCTGA
- a CDS encoding IclR family transcriptional regulator, protein MSTSKPITRKEKGSTIERVLRILSFISEHEGQYDQNELAEAMDLPKLATAKLLAQLKDLGILRENMLRKVIAGPEFRQMALAVLRNKVFESQRLKVLERLSALIGETCGISVPNGIEMLYFERVQTNWPLQISLPVGSSVPLAATASGKLYLATLPDSVRRVILDNIALEVFTEHTLVDKAQLEHELAVIRELDYGRDNGEFIDGMAAVSVPIARDGLLLGFLFCHSPVVRHSLLDLETFVPLMQEAADEIMAMMLTGD, encoded by the coding sequence ATGAGCACAAGTAAGCCCATTACCCGAAAAGAAAAAGGCTCGACGATTGAGCGTGTCTTACGGATTTTATCCTTTATTTCCGAGCACGAAGGCCAGTACGATCAGAATGAACTGGCTGAGGCGATGGATCTCCCCAAACTGGCGACTGCGAAACTGCTGGCCCAGTTAAAGGATCTTGGCATTCTGCGCGAAAACATGCTGAGAAAAGTCATTGCCGGACCCGAGTTCAGACAAATGGCGCTGGCCGTGCTGCGCAACAAGGTGTTTGAGTCACAGCGCCTGAAAGTGCTGGAAAGGCTCTCGGCGCTGATTGGCGAAACCTGTGGCATCTCTGTGCCGAACGGCATCGAAATGCTGTACTTTGAGCGGGTTCAGACCAACTGGCCTTTGCAGATCAGCCTGCCGGTCGGCAGCTCAGTGCCGCTGGCGGCGACAGCGTCCGGCAAATTGTATCTGGCGACCTTGCCCGACAGTGTGCGCCGGGTGATTCTGGATAACATTGCGCTGGAAGTCTTCACCGAGCATACCCTGGTTGATAAAGCACAGCTTGAGCATGAGCTGGCTGTTATCCGTGAACTGGATTATGGCCGGGATAATGGCGAATTCATTGATGGTATGGCTGCGGTTTCCGTGCCGATTGCCCGCGATGGCTTGCTGCTGGGGTTCCTGTTCTGTCACAGCCCGGTTGTCCGTCACTCCCTGCTGGATCTGGAAACCTTTGTGCCGCTGATGCAAGAAGCTGCAGATGAGATTATGGCGATGATGCTGACCGGCGATTAG
- a CDS encoding ATP-binding protein: MDIELIKNNINHMIGEGTISEIVLNELIDTSGNVVPLETILWDYKLTFDSSSNGYKKTLKSIVSLYNTYGGYIIYGIDELIKDTKFQAVGIEANQIDLQKLRGQFDKYFGRRISIAYQEIKLTVSGTEKLFGILYVPKRKHYERSLSPIIDASDGKKSILDKFAIYFRTEDECKQVVSNDDFVFISSPRAFSEIERSKVLPQTFIQNNLPDKSFICPVFVGRFTILEELWAWLADDLQHSKVLAADGGKGKTSIAYEFCQLLINSRVEGIEQIIWLTAKSKQFKAGFNQYIGMPETHYNDLDTLLIEICLRTGSLPSELDDLSTNQLIKLAKRNLEDYPSFVVIDDVDSNIPDEQKRILEAARLISSERSKVLLTTRVNTIYSADTSIVVPGMMGEEYTDLVASLCSRLSLPRLNDRNIRKLEAASEGSPLFTESILRLYKLGSSLNDAISEWENKSGEAVREAALKKEVSELSVNAKRVLATVCSVGSCSKTELHQMTELERIEISDALQELDLLFLLNSVPFIESEPRFESSSSISNLVLSLIDQLLPDAKAFLQRVSRVSHGLQSNSKKYQPRVGEAVRQCNALLKENKFSEARETLSALIQLPEYKENKDLHFLSAAIEFADPDADKGVISAAFHNAYAKGQRKVDFFEQWYTHVVEHESSATILEVCQLANNSGLNYARWADRYLSVAKSIADTSPNVRSALDTLHNAFESYVKTKRSRRDREKFKSESQQVLNRLVDICDRLSAIDKKAKILIFAINAGDISSKTCQDLITTSKQLRQSKSNDSQLLDRMFACLSETQDLLKEQRNPRTTLISSFNEELLEHTVME; this comes from the coding sequence ATGGATATCGAATTAATAAAAAACAATATCAATCACATGATTGGCGAAGGTACTATTTCCGAGATAGTACTTAACGAACTGATCGATACATCTGGTAATGTTGTGCCACTTGAAACCATATTGTGGGATTACAAACTTACTTTTGACTCTTCATCCAATGGTTACAAAAAAACTCTTAAAAGCATTGTTAGCCTTTATAACACCTATGGTGGTTACATCATTTATGGCATTGATGAATTAATTAAAGATACAAAATTTCAAGCAGTCGGTATTGAAGCAAATCAGATTGATTTACAAAAGCTTCGTGGGCAATTTGATAAGTACTTTGGACGTAGAATCTCTATTGCTTATCAAGAGATAAAGCTAACAGTAAGCGGCACAGAAAAATTATTCGGTATTCTTTATGTACCCAAAAGAAAACACTATGAAAGGTCTTTGTCCCCGATTATAGATGCAAGTGATGGGAAAAAATCCATATTAGACAAGTTTGCAATTTATTTTCGCACAGAGGATGAATGTAAGCAGGTTGTAAGTAATGACGATTTTGTATTCATTTCTAGCCCGAGAGCGTTTTCAGAAATAGAACGCTCCAAAGTCCTACCTCAGACATTTATACAAAATAATTTACCAGATAAATCTTTTATTTGTCCTGTGTTTGTTGGCCGATTTACAATCCTAGAAGAGCTGTGGGCTTGGTTAGCAGATGATCTACAGCATTCTAAAGTACTTGCAGCCGACGGCGGTAAGGGGAAAACCTCGATAGCTTATGAGTTTTGTCAGTTATTGATAAATTCTAGGGTAGAGGGTATCGAACAAATAATCTGGTTAACAGCTAAAAGTAAACAATTTAAGGCTGGTTTCAATCAATATATTGGCATGCCTGAAACCCACTATAATGATCTCGATACACTTTTAATCGAAATATGTTTGAGAACAGGTTCGCTACCTAGTGAATTGGATGACCTATCAACCAATCAGTTAATTAAACTAGCAAAGAGAAATTTGGAAGACTATCCATCTTTTGTGGTTATTGATGATGTTGATTCAAATATCCCCGATGAGCAAAAACGCATACTAGAAGCAGCTCGATTAATTTCATCTGAGCGCTCAAAAGTACTATTGACCACACGAGTTAACACTATTTATTCTGCTGATACATCGATTGTCGTCCCTGGTATGATGGGAGAAGAGTATACAGATCTTGTAGCCAGTTTATGTTCACGTCTAAGTTTGCCAAGGCTTAATGATAGGAATATAAGAAAGCTTGAGGCTGCGTCTGAAGGCTCCCCGTTATTTACAGAATCTATACTAAGGTTATATAAACTTGGTAGCTCATTAAATGATGCTATTAGCGAATGGGAAAATAAAAGTGGCGAGGCAGTTAGAGAAGCGGCTTTGAAAAAAGAAGTAAGTGAACTGTCTGTCAATGCAAAGAGAGTGCTAGCTACAGTATGTTCTGTCGGTAGTTGTTCAAAGACAGAGTTGCATCAAATGACAGAGCTTGAACGTATAGAAATAAGTGATGCTCTTCAAGAGTTAGATTTATTATTCCTTTTAAATAGTGTACCGTTTATTGAATCTGAACCACGCTTTGAGTCTTCATCTTCGATATCAAATTTGGTTTTAAGCCTAATAGATCAACTTCTACCTGATGCAAAAGCATTTTTACAACGAGTGAGTCGTGTTTCTCATGGCTTACAGTCTAACTCTAAAAAATATCAACCAAGAGTTGGAGAGGCCGTTAGACAGTGTAACGCTTTGTTAAAGGAGAACAAGTTCAGTGAAGCAAGAGAAACATTAAGTGCGCTTATTCAGCTTCCTGAATATAAAGAAAACAAAGATTTACATTTTCTTTCTGCTGCAATTGAATTCGCAGATCCAGACGCTGACAAAGGAGTTATTAGCGCAGCTTTCCATAACGCATATGCTAAAGGACAGAGAAAAGTAGACTTTTTTGAGCAATGGTATACTCATGTAGTTGAACATGAATCTTCTGCAACTATTTTAGAAGTATGTCAATTAGCTAATAATTCAGGACTCAATTATGCTCGCTGGGCTGATCGTTATCTTTCAGTAGCCAAAAGTATTGCAGATACATCACCAAATGTTCGTTCAGCTTTGGACACTTTGCACAACGCATTTGAGAGCTATGTGAAAACTAAACGGAGTCGTAGAGACCGTGAGAAGTTCAAGTCCGAAAGTCAACAAGTGTTAAATCGTTTGGTTGATATTTGTGATAGGCTTTCTGCTATCGACAAGAAGGCGAAGATATTAATATTTGCAATCAATGCCGGTGACATTAGTTCAAAGACTTGTCAGGATTTAATTACGACATCAAAACAATTAAGACAGTCTAAAAGTAATGATTCACAATTGTTAGATCGTATGTTCGCTTGCCTTTCAGAAACACAAGATCTTCTCAAAGAACAGAGAAACCCTAGAACAACACTAATTTCTTCATTTAATGAAGAGCTGCTTGAGCATACAGTGATGGAATAA